The nucleotide window CGATATTCTTGTCAACTTATTATTTTTACAAATAATTTCACTGAATAGTTACCCTGGCGGCCACTGGAAAGGGCGCCCGCTGAGCAAATGCACATGAAGATGGAAGACGGCCTGTCCAGCCCCTCTACCTGAATTGATGACGGTTCGATAGCCGTCCTCCACAATTCCTTTTTCCCGGGCCAGACGGGAAACCACCGAGAAAAGATGCGCCAGGATCGCGTCATCTTTCGGCTGCATCGTAGATAAGCCCGAAATGTGCTTCCTGGGGATCACCAGGAGATGAATCGGCGCCTGCGGATTGACATCTTCAAACGCAATGGCCCGTTCGTCCTCATGAACGATTTTACTCGGGATTTTCTTCTCGATAATCCCGCAAAAAAGGCAATCCTCGGTCCCCTCCCAAACAGATTTTTCCATGCCATTTTCTCCTTCTAGACGAGAAAGATCCTACGTTGTCATTATTCTGGTGGTCTGCGCGGCGATTTCTCCCTGGACTCTTTTTCAGCAAGCCCCGACTGTGAAGTCCTCTTTTTGAGTTCATCTTCGATCCGTTTCATCGGGATACCGTAGTAACCGAGAGTGACAAGAAGGTGGTAGAGGAGATCGGCCGTTTCATGAACGATCTCTTTTTCCCGTCCGTTTTTTGCGCTGATGATGAACTCTCCTGACTCTTCTGCAACCTTTTTCAGAATCAGATCCAGCCCCCCCTCAAACAGACTGCTTGTGTAAGATTCCGGAGAAGGATACGCTTTCCTTTGAAGGATGGTCTGAGAAAGAGCCTCCAGTACCTGCACTGTAATAAGAGGCGCCTCCTCCCCTTCGCAGACATTCGCCTCCCAAAACTTCTCAAAGAAACAGGAGCGTTTTCCCGTATGACACGCGGCTTCCACCTGTTCGACCTCGACCAGCAGGGTATCCTGGTCACAATCGACAAAGATGGTCTTTATTTTCTGAATATGTCCAGAGGTCTCCCCCTTGTGCCAGAGCTGCTTTCGGGAGCGGCTCCAGAAATGGGTCTCTCCAGTCTCAAGGCTCAACTGGAGGGATTCCGCATTCATATAGGCCACCATGAGGACATCTTTATTATGGACATCCTGGATGACTGCCGGAATCAGCCCATCGGAAAACTTTATCCGATCAATGTCAATTAATGCCTTCATCTCATTTCCTCACCGGTAACCGCTCAGGTCAGTCGAATCGGGATACCCCTCTTTGAGAGGTAGGCCTTTGTTTCTGCGATTGTAAAGGTTTGATAATGAAAGATTGACGCGGCCAGAACCGCATCGGCCTTCCCCTCGACAATCCCGTCATAGAGATGCTCCAAAGTTCCCACACCTCCAGAAGCGATGACCGGAATATGCACCTTTTGTGAGACCGCCCGAGTCAATTCAAGATCATAGCCCTGCGTCGTCCCGTCACGATCCATACTTGTCAGAAGAATCTCCCCCGCGCCGAGGGATGCAACCTGCTCCGCCCAAACCACCGCATCCAAGCCAACCGCCTTTCTCCCCCCATGGGTAAAAACCTCCCAAGAAGAACCAGGCTCTTTCTCCTGCCTCCCGCCCCCTGCCTCCCGCACCCTTCTCTTCGCATCTATCGCAACCACAATGGTCGAACTTCCAAACTGCCGGGCGGCCTCCTGAACGAATTCCGGATGTTCTACAGCAGCCGTGTTGATCGCGACCTTGTCCGCCCCCGCCTTCAAAAGCCTTCGGACGTCTTCGACGCATCGAACGCCCCCTCCCACCGTCAAGGGCATTGAAACCTCATCGGCCGTCCGCTGGACAATGTCGAGCAGGGTATCGCGCCCATCGGATGAAGCGGTGATGTCGAGAAAACAGAGCTCATCGGCCCCCTGCGCTTCATAAATTCGGGCCACTTCAACCGGATCTCCGGCATCTCTCAAACCGACAAATCCAACCCCCTTCACGACGCGGCCCCCCTTGACATCAAGGCAGGGAATAATGCGCTTCGCCAGCATCAGGTTCCCTTCCGCAACAGGGCCAAGGCCTCCTGAAGCGTAAACCTGCCGACATAGAGGGCCTTTCCGACGATCATTCCGCCGACGCCCTTTAACCTTGAAAGCGCTGCAATCTGCTCAAGCGTTGTGATGCCGCCGGAGGCAATGAGCGGGATGTCCACCTGTTGCGCCACCTCCTGAAGCAGGTCAAGGTTTGGACCGCTCAACATTCCATCTCGCTCAATATCGGTAAGGATGATCGACGCCACGCCGGCATCCTGCATCTCAACAGCCAGATGGGTCGGCGTCTCAGAACAAAGCTCTTTCCAGCCCCGTATCGCGACCTTTCCTTCTTTGGAATCAATACCGGCAAGGATCTTTCCGGGAAACTTCAAACAGGCTTCCCTGACCAGTGGACGATTCTGTAAAGCCGCCGTCCCCAGGATCACCGCAGCAGCCCCCATCGAGAGATACTTTTCAATCTGGGAAAGGCTCCGAATTCCGCCGCCGATCTGCACCGGAATGGTAATACTTTCGATGATGCGCCCAATCTCGGGTGCATGGACGGCTTGGCCGGCAACCGCCCCGTCCAGGTCAACCAGGTGAAGCCGCGCTGCACCCTGGGCCTCCCAGTCCTGAGCCATTGCGA belongs to Candidatus Manganitrophaceae bacterium and includes:
- a CDS encoding histidine triad nucleotide-binding protein, which codes for MEKSVWEGTEDCLFCGIIEKKIPSKIVHEDERAIAFEDVNPQAPIHLLVIPRKHISGLSTMQPKDDAILAHLFSVVSRLAREKGIVEDGYRTVINSGRGAGQAVFHLHVHLLSGRPFQWPPG
- a CDS encoding bifunctional phosphoribosyl-AMP cyclohydrolase/phosphoribosyl-ATP diphosphatase HisIE yields the protein MKALIDIDRIKFSDGLIPAVIQDVHNKDVLMVAYMNAESLQLSLETGETHFWSRSRKQLWHKGETSGHIQKIKTIFVDCDQDTLLVEVEQVEAACHTGKRSCFFEKFWEANVCEGEEAPLITVQVLEALSQTILQRKAYPSPESYTSSLFEGGLDLILKKVAEESGEFIISAKNGREKEIVHETADLLYHLLVTLGYYGIPMKRIEDELKKRTSQSGLAEKESREKSPRRPPE
- the hisF gene encoding imidazole glycerol phosphate synthase subunit HisF — protein: MLAKRIIPCLDVKGGRVVKGVGFVGLRDAGDPVEVARIYEAQGADELCFLDITASSDGRDTLLDIVQRTADEVSMPLTVGGGVRCVEDVRRLLKAGADKVAINTAAVEHPEFVQEAARQFGSSTIVVAIDAKRRVREAGGGRQEKEPGSSWEVFTHGGRKAVGLDAVVWAEQVASLGAGEILLTSMDRDGTTQGYDLELTRAVSQKVHIPVIASGGVGTLEHLYDGIVEGKADAVLAASIFHYQTFTIAETKAYLSKRGIPIRLT
- the hisA gene encoding 1-(5-phosphoribosyl)-5-[(5-phosphoribosylamino)methylideneamino]imidazole-4-carboxamide isomerase, whose translation is MIIPAIDLKGGRCVRLTQGEMNSETVYAEDPVAMAQDWEAQGAARLHLVDLDGAVAGQAVHAPEIGRIIESITIPVQIGGGIRSLSQIEKYLSMGAAAVILGTAALQNRPLVREACLKFPGKILAGIDSKEGKVAIRGWKELCSETPTHLAVEMQDAGVASIILTDIERDGMLSGPNLDLLQEVAQQVDIPLIASGGITTLEQIAALSRLKGVGGMIVGKALYVGRFTLQEALALLRKGT